Proteins from a genomic interval of Amphiura filiformis chromosome 9, Afil_fr2py, whole genome shotgun sequence:
- the LOC140160927 gene encoding ELMO domain-containing protein 2-like codes for MLYSICLYLYFSWVHHMLKWLLHKLTGASELQRICAAKDFGARRAHRLENSLMHSRLGALKRVLAEDDINIEDSVHNIMAVKGIDPDENPQFTKDLRCCLQQICGYKQLIKELEQIRKQPYETKNNEHEEILLKLWNLLMPDTKLESRITKQWGDIGFQGDDPSTDFRGMGMLGLHNLVYFAEEHSTAARHVLSRSNHPKIGYSYAVVGINLTSMAYTFLSNGSLKFHFYNKVKGKPSVEHFHQVYSYLFFEFDKFWVAEKPRDVMDFSRIRDKFQEQLTVKLQDMDTVLETDFSVSK; via the exons ATGTTGTATAGCATTTGCCTCTACCTTTACTTCAGCTGGGTGCATCATATGTTGAAATGGCTATTACACAAACTCACTGGTGCTTCCGAATTACAGCGCATCTGTGCTGCAAAGGATTTTGGTGCGCGCAGAGCACACCGACTTG AAAATTCCTTGATGCATTCCAGGCTAGGAGCTCTGAAAAGAGTCCTTGCTGAAGATGATATCAACATTGAAGATTCTGTACATAACATCATGGCAGTGAAAGGCATTGATCCAGACGAAAATCCACA GTTTACCAAGGATTTGAGGTGCTGCCTACAGCAAATATGTGGCTACAAACAACTCATTAAAGAACTAGAACAGATTAGGAAACAACCCTATGAGACTAAGAATAATGAACATGAAGAAATCTTACTGAAG CTATGGAATCTATTAATGCCTGACACCAAACTAGAGAGTAGAATTACAAAACAATGGGGTGACATTGGTTTCCAAGGTGATGACCCATCAACAGACTTCAGAGGCATGG GAATGCTGGGATTACATAATCTTGT ATATTTTGCAGAAGAACACAGTACTGCTGCTAGACATGTATTGTCACGCTCAAATCATCCAAAAATAGG ATATTCTTATGCAGTAGTTGGAATCAATCTCACCAGTATGGCCTACACTTTCCTCTCCAATGgatctttaaaatttcatttctACAATAAAGTGAAAGGCAAACCGTCAGTGGAGCATTTTCACCAAGTTTATA GTTATCTGTTTTTTGAATTTGACAAATTTTGGGTAGCGGAGAAACCCAGAGATGTGATGGACTTCAGCCGAATCCGAGACAAATTTCAGGAGCAGCTGACAGTGAAATTACAAGATATGGACACAGTTTTAGAAACAGATTTTTCTGTTTCCAAATGA